A portion of the Leifsonia sp. EB41 genome contains these proteins:
- a CDS encoding ABC transporter permease, whose product MTSAPPVAPAPPAARVADAATPRRVPRNRLTLGQRWRVALRRHWQLYLLTILPLAYFVIFKYVPISNAIIAFKDYSPVLGVWGSPWAGWTNFATMLQNPVFPTLVQNTLLLSGYAILASFPIPLILALALNEVRHRWFQKTVQMVTYAPFFISTVVVVSMLILIMAPRLGVLSQVFGFFGVQSPDFLGDPNYFRHIYVWSDVWQTAGYSAVIYMAALSGIDPALYEAARVDGASRLRKIWHVDIPGIMPTAMIVLILSVGNIMSIGFEKVFLLQNPLNLGQSEIIATYVYKLGILNADFGTATAVGLFNSVINLVLLLVVNWVAKRISGSGLW is encoded by the coding sequence ATGACGAGCGCGCCGCCCGTGGCCCCGGCGCCGCCGGCCGCCCGAGTCGCCGACGCGGCGACTCCGCGACGGGTGCCGCGCAACCGGCTGACCCTCGGGCAGCGCTGGCGGGTCGCCCTCCGCCGCCACTGGCAGCTCTACCTGCTCACGATCCTCCCGCTCGCGTACTTCGTGATCTTCAAGTACGTCCCGATCTCCAACGCGATCATCGCGTTCAAGGACTACAGCCCGGTGCTCGGCGTCTGGGGCAGTCCCTGGGCCGGCTGGACCAACTTCGCCACGATGCTCCAGAACCCGGTGTTCCCGACGCTGGTCCAGAACACCCTGCTGCTGTCCGGCTACGCGATCCTGGCGAGCTTCCCCATTCCGCTGATCCTGGCTCTCGCGCTCAACGAGGTCCGGCACCGGTGGTTCCAGAAGACCGTCCAGATGGTCACCTATGCCCCGTTCTTCATCTCGACCGTCGTCGTGGTGTCGATGCTGATCCTGATCATGGCCCCGCGGCTCGGCGTCCTGAGCCAGGTGTTCGGCTTCTTCGGGGTCCAGTCGCCCGACTTCCTGGGCGACCCGAACTACTTCCGGCACATCTACGTCTGGTCGGACGTCTGGCAGACCGCCGGATACTCCGCGGTGATCTACATGGCGGCTCTCTCCGGGATCGACCCGGCGCTGTACGAGGCGGCGCGAGTGGACGGCGCGTCCCGGCTCCGCAAGATCTGGCACGTCGACATCCCCGGCATCATGCCGACGGCGATGATCGTCCTGATCCTCAGCGTCGGCAACATCATGTCGATCGGGTTCGAGAAGGTCTTCCTGCTGCAGAACCCGCTGAACCTCGGTCAGTCCGAGATCATCGCGACCTACGTCTACAAGCTGGGCATCCTCAACGCCGACTTCGGCACGGCGACCGCCGTCGGCCTCTTCAACTCTGTGATCAACCTTGTGCTGCTGCTCGTCGTGAACTGGGTGGCAAAACGTATCAGTGGGAGTGGACTGTGGTAA
- a CDS encoding ROK family protein: MSEHTARRPVLGTAASAEIFTRIITHGPVSRLDIGRLTGLSQAKVTKTVSPLIADGFVTVGEHAEHAFPGRPVRPLSVVPRSMIAVGVKVNADEIFAVTVSLGNEVIASTRRRLTSHAPDATITAIAKSVETLIDQLGDDARFLTGVGVSVSGDIDNTDGVVRDSPLLGWTHVPLGSLLSARLGLPVIVENDVRALAKAEQWFGVGTDADSFAIITIGAGIGCGIYVNDDVVVGAHGVAGEIGHLPLGPKDAVCVCGRRGCVEAVASSHAIRDAVRQGHDDPTLTLADAIRLAHEGDRVAVDAFERAGTAIGAAVATTVNLFGPEVVVIAGEGVMDYDLYERRFREEFLAHVFGTAANCRLIVRRHTFVDWARGAAVAALREAISVAPGGVGD, encoded by the coding sequence ATGTCCGAACACACAGCACGCCGACCTGTGCTGGGCACGGCGGCGTCCGCCGAGATCTTCACGCGCATCATCACGCACGGCCCCGTCAGCAGACTCGACATCGGACGCCTCACCGGCCTGTCGCAGGCGAAGGTCACCAAGACCGTCAGCCCGCTCATCGCGGACGGGTTCGTCACCGTCGGCGAGCACGCCGAGCACGCGTTCCCCGGGCGGCCCGTCCGCCCGCTGAGCGTGGTCCCCCGCTCCATGATCGCCGTCGGGGTGAAGGTGAACGCCGACGAGATCTTCGCCGTCACGGTCAGCCTGGGCAACGAGGTGATCGCCTCCACCCGCCGTCGCCTCACGAGCCACGCCCCCGACGCGACGATCACCGCCATCGCGAAGTCGGTGGAGACCTTGATCGACCAGCTCGGCGACGACGCCCGCTTCCTCACCGGAGTGGGAGTCTCGGTCTCCGGCGACATCGACAACACCGACGGAGTCGTCCGCGACTCCCCCCTGCTCGGCTGGACGCACGTCCCGCTCGGCAGCCTGCTCTCCGCCCGGCTCGGCCTCCCCGTCATCGTCGAGAACGACGTGCGCGCCCTCGCCAAGGCGGAACAGTGGTTCGGCGTGGGAACGGACGCCGACTCGTTCGCCATCATCACGATCGGCGCAGGAATTGGATGCGGAATCTACGTGAACGACGACGTCGTGGTCGGCGCCCACGGCGTCGCCGGCGAGATCGGCCACCTCCCCCTGGGCCCGAAGGACGCGGTCTGCGTCTGCGGCCGCCGCGGCTGCGTGGAGGCCGTCGCCTCCTCCCACGCCATCCGCGACGCGGTCCGGCAGGGCCACGACGACCCGACCCTCACCCTGGCCGACGCGATCCGCCTCGCCCACGAAGGCGACCGCGTCGCGGTCGACGCCTTCGAGCGGGCGGGCACGGCCATCGGCGCCGCCGTCGCCACCACGGTGAACCTCTTCGGCCCGGAGGTCGTCGTGATCGCCGGAGAAGGGGTCATGGACTACGACCTCTACGAGCGCCGCTTCCGCGAAGAGTTCCTGGCACACGTCTTCGGGACCGCGGCGAACTGCCGCCTGATCGTGCGGCGGCACACGTTCGTGGACTGGGCGCGCGGGGCGGCGGTCGCGGCATTGCGGGAGGCGATCAGCGTGGCGCCCGGCGGGGTTGGCGACTGA
- a CDS encoding X2-like carbohydrate binding domain-containing protein, with product MTGQTRSRRGLTALLAMIAALGLVAAAAAPAGATPTGTPTPTAPPTAAASGTPTPTGTPSATPTSTATPTSTATPTSTATPTSTAKPTTSATPAPAPAVDPWAAKPYMGWSSYSMQVYSGNGKWITADQIIAQSDAMKAKLGKAGYDYINVDSGWNDGVDANGRPVPSATLYPQGLKKVIDHVHANGQKFGLYFIPGISPAVYQAAYPIANAPGCTTHDIVKQPLQQADYWKIGYRLDFSNPCAQKYIDSIVDQLASWGVNFVKFDSVTPGSGISDLSLDARDDVAAWSKALKAKGIWFELSWALDINYADTWKQYANGWRVEWDVEAYAPGVQLTQWSNIARLFPRAADWWRYAGPGGWNDFDSLDVGNGTMDGLTQDERRTATTLWAISAAPMYIGNDMTKLDQFGVDLLTNKEVVAVDQTGTPAQPVSTSTTKQVWYAPNADGSYTVALFNLSPTESDITANWSDLGLSGPAKVRDLWAGKDLGTFTGSFTGKTLPIHGVRLLRVTPQSGTTVALNDDAQRVTYAGQWTRNGGNEVVATTQPLAVAVGDSSTGTVPTPPASGRIVAVNDSDPGITYTGSWGQSGGRGLGDYQDDVHYTEGDGSSFQYTFTGTGVDYVTELDQSQGSVDVYLDGQFQKTVDTSRAAGQPRLTQQVAWSASGLPNGSHTLRIVKKSGQFMLLDKLDVTLASLLDPDTAVFDKAKPADVTVTLQRDGSELAGIVRDGTALKRGTDYSVSGTTVTIASAYLAGLADGTVSLGFQFRGDAHDDIHATTTNGDTAGLTFTGTGVSWIGPTAPDQGKAEVYVDGKLATTVDTHSDSRRTGQKLFSATGLRAGQHTILVKKVSGDALRNDVFQYTAR from the coding sequence ATGACAGGCCAGACACGCTCGCGACGGGGGCTCACCGCCCTGCTCGCGATGATCGCGGCGCTGGGGCTCGTGGCGGCTGCCGCGGCTCCCGCCGGCGCGACCCCGACGGGCACGCCCACCCCCACCGCTCCGCCGACCGCCGCGGCGAGCGGGACACCGACGCCGACCGGGACGCCATCCGCGACGCCGACCTCCACCGCGACGCCGACCTCCACCGCGACGCCGACCTCCACCGCCACGCCCACCTCCACCGCGAAGCCCACGACGAGCGCGACACCAGCGCCCGCCCCGGCCGTGGACCCGTGGGCCGCCAAGCCCTACATGGGCTGGAGCAGCTACTCCATGCAGGTCTACAGCGGCAACGGCAAGTGGATCACCGCCGACCAGATCATCGCGCAGTCCGACGCCATGAAGGCGAAGCTGGGCAAAGCCGGTTACGACTACATCAACGTCGACTCCGGCTGGAACGACGGCGTCGACGCCAACGGCCGGCCTGTGCCGAGCGCCACGCTCTACCCGCAGGGGCTGAAGAAGGTGATCGACCACGTCCACGCGAACGGCCAGAAGTTCGGCCTGTATTTCATCCCGGGCATCTCTCCCGCGGTGTACCAGGCGGCGTACCCGATCGCGAACGCACCGGGCTGCACCACGCACGACATCGTGAAGCAGCCGCTGCAGCAGGCCGACTACTGGAAGATCGGGTACCGTCTCGACTTCTCGAACCCGTGCGCGCAGAAGTACATCGACTCGATCGTCGATCAGCTCGCGTCCTGGGGCGTCAACTTCGTCAAGTTCGACAGCGTCACCCCGGGCTCCGGTATCAGCGACCTGTCGCTGGACGCCCGTGACGACGTCGCCGCCTGGTCGAAGGCGCTGAAGGCCAAGGGCATCTGGTTCGAGCTCTCCTGGGCACTCGACATCAACTACGCCGACACCTGGAAGCAGTACGCGAACGGCTGGCGCGTGGAGTGGGACGTCGAGGCGTACGCCCCGGGCGTCCAGCTCACGCAGTGGAGCAACATCGCCCGCCTGTTCCCGCGGGCCGCGGACTGGTGGCGCTATGCCGGACCCGGAGGCTGGAACGACTTCGACTCGCTCGACGTCGGGAACGGCACGATGGACGGCCTCACCCAGGACGAGCGCCGCACCGCCACCACGCTGTGGGCGATCTCGGCGGCGCCGATGTACATCGGCAACGACATGACCAAGCTCGACCAGTTCGGCGTCGACCTGCTCACCAACAAGGAGGTCGTGGCCGTCGACCAGACGGGCACGCCAGCCCAGCCGGTGTCGACCTCCACCACCAAGCAGGTCTGGTACGCGCCGAACGCGGACGGCAGCTACACCGTCGCCCTGTTCAACCTCAGCCCGACCGAGTCCGACATCACTGCGAACTGGTCCGACCTCGGCCTCAGCGGGCCGGCGAAGGTCCGCGACCTCTGGGCCGGCAAGGACCTCGGCACGTTCACCGGGAGCTTCACCGGCAAGACCCTGCCGATCCACGGCGTCCGCCTGCTGCGGGTGACCCCGCAGAGCGGCACGACGGTCGCGCTGAACGACGACGCCCAACGGGTGACCTACGCGGGTCAGTGGACGCGCAACGGCGGCAACGAGGTCGTCGCGACCACGCAGCCGCTGGCGGTCGCGGTGGGCGACTCGTCGACCGGCACCGTGCCGACGCCGCCCGCGTCCGGACGGATCGTCGCCGTCAACGACAGCGATCCCGGCATCACCTACACCGGCAGCTGGGGGCAGAGCGGAGGCCGCGGCCTCGGCGACTACCAGGACGACGTGCACTACACCGAGGGCGACGGCTCGTCGTTCCAGTACACGTTCACCGGCACCGGCGTCGACTACGTGACCGAGCTCGACCAGTCGCAGGGCAGCGTGGACGTGTACCTCGACGGGCAGTTCCAGAAGACCGTCGACACCAGCCGGGCCGCCGGGCAGCCGCGGCTCACGCAGCAGGTGGCCTGGAGCGCAAGCGGCCTCCCGAACGGCTCGCACACCCTGCGCATCGTCAAGAAGTCGGGTCAGTTCATGCTGCTCGACAAGCTCGACGTCACGCTGGCGAGCCTGCTCGACCCCGACACCGCAGTGTTCGACAAGGCGAAGCCCGCCGACGTCACGGTGACGCTGCAGCGCGATGGCAGCGAGCTCGCCGGCATCGTGCGCGACGGCACGGCCCTGAAGCGCGGGACGGACTACAGCGTCTCCGGGACGACCGTGACGATCGCCTCGGCGTATCTCGCGGGCCTCGCGGACGGCACCGTCTCCCTGGGCTTCCAGTTCCGCGGGGACGCGCACGACGACATCCACGCGACGACCACGAACGGCGACACGGCCGGCCTGACCTTCACCGGAACAGGCGTCTCGTGGATCGGACCGACCGCTCCCGACCAGGGCAAGGCCGAGGTCTACGTCGACGGGAAGCTCGCTACGACGGTCGACACGCACTCGGACAGCCGCCGCACCGGGCAGAAGCTGTTCAGCGCGACGGGCCTGCGCGCCGGGCAGCACACCATCCTGGTGAAGAAGGTGTCCGGGGACGCCCTCCGGAACGACGTCTTCCAGTACACGGCCAGATGA
- a CDS encoding glycoside hydrolase family 32 protein: MQDHHLPQFHVRLPRGYLNDPNGPVEFGGTTHLYFQSRSHAELAVPVEWGHATSEDLVHWTLQRPAMSPVPGGVDSGGCWSGNTVVDGDRVRAFYSGKVDDSPYQSILTAVSDEDGTNFSRPSQVVDDPAPEEGVTMFRDPFVWRDGSRWGMVVGAAGPDSTASMRQYGSADGLSWEFEGELARLPRTVFDGVDTGEGWECPQLIAVDGREVALVSSWSHAGGPGAVLAFPVDEAPAPRRVDDGHNFYAASVMREGSYGQVLFGWITEGREAAQWQAAGWAGAISLPRRTWLDGDRLCSEPHPAVDALRVGPARAADGARIGAQAEIVVPAVSGTVRVQYGDGAWLDVILDLEAGTLTLDRTAAGQDSGIDTEPATSVQAFSDRADWAARIFLDGSVVEVFTSAGRSITSRVYPTTPPPWRIHAPAGVVAWELAKAMSTADEERPVRMESLPVG, translated from the coding sequence ATGCAGGACCACCACCTTCCCCAGTTCCACGTGCGCCTTCCGCGCGGGTACCTCAACGACCCCAACGGCCCCGTGGAGTTCGGCGGGACGACGCACCTGTACTTCCAGTCGCGTTCGCACGCCGAGCTGGCGGTGCCGGTGGAGTGGGGGCACGCGACGAGCGAGGACCTCGTGCACTGGACGCTGCAGCGGCCGGCCATGAGCCCGGTCCCGGGCGGCGTCGACTCGGGCGGATGCTGGTCGGGGAACACGGTGGTCGACGGAGACCGCGTGCGTGCTTTCTACTCCGGAAAGGTGGACGACAGCCCCTACCAGTCGATCCTGACCGCCGTGTCCGACGAGGACGGCACGAACTTCAGCCGGCCGTCGCAGGTGGTCGACGACCCGGCGCCCGAGGAGGGCGTGACGATGTTCCGCGATCCGTTCGTCTGGCGGGACGGTTCGAGGTGGGGCATGGTGGTCGGCGCTGCCGGCCCCGACAGCACGGCGAGCATGCGTCAGTACGGCTCCGCGGACGGGCTGTCGTGGGAGTTCGAGGGGGAGCTGGCGCGGCTTCCGAGGACCGTGTTCGACGGTGTCGACACCGGCGAGGGGTGGGAGTGCCCGCAGCTGATCGCGGTCGACGGCCGCGAAGTGGCGCTCGTCTCGTCCTGGTCGCACGCGGGCGGTCCGGGGGCTGTGCTCGCCTTTCCCGTCGATGAAGCCCCGGCTCCGCGTCGAGTGGACGACGGTCACAACTTCTACGCGGCGTCCGTGATGCGCGAAGGATCGTACGGGCAGGTGCTGTTCGGCTGGATCACCGAGGGCAGAGAGGCAGCGCAGTGGCAGGCCGCGGGCTGGGCCGGCGCGATCTCCCTCCCTCGGCGGACGTGGCTGGACGGCGACCGGCTGTGCAGCGAGCCGCACCCGGCCGTCGACGCGCTGCGCGTGGGGCCCGCGCGTGCGGCGGACGGCGCGAGGATCGGCGCCCAGGCCGAGATCGTCGTCCCCGCCGTCTCCGGAACCGTCCGCGTGCAGTACGGTGACGGCGCGTGGCTCGACGTGATCCTGGACCTCGAAGCGGGCACGCTCACGCTCGACCGCACCGCGGCCGGCCAGGACAGCGGCATCGACACCGAGCCGGCGACGAGCGTACAGGCGTTCAGCGACCGGGCCGACTGGGCCGCGCGGATCTTCCTCGACGGCTCCGTCGTCGAGGTCTTCACGAGCGCCGGGCGCTCGATCACCAGCCGCGTGTACCCGACGACACCGCCGCCGTGGCGCATCCACGCACCGGCCGGCGTGGTCGCATGGGAGCTGGCGAAGGCGATGTCCACTGCGGATGAGGAAAGGCCCGTTCGGATGGAGTCGCTCCCCGTCGGCTAG
- a CDS encoding ABC transporter substrate-binding protein, whose amino-acid sequence MLPITDSHTRRRRRLMRTITAAASGLALLAITACTSTPTNADDKVGGTANISVFAQQGTGQDLATNAFTKQLEKKFNIKFSWQTTTQDSSVAPEKRQILMASGDYPDMFLLIPWVDQFNPVDVEKLAQQGVALPLNDLIKQYAPDIQKVIDTNPDYKAMVTSPDGKIYGLPQLAETLHIQYPSKLWINTDWLKKLNLQMPKTTADMTKVLQAFKTGDPNGDGKADEIPLSGDSHDTLIPFFMNAFIYDPQNPDKGIQSTTVLNKGKVDIQANKEGWKEGLKYIKSLWDAGLIDKGAFTQNPAALAQEGNNNGSVLLGSASALHPYIFVSPGAKDGRDKQYDAVPPLTGPNGANFATYAFGSTPGATFLLTNKASKNDQVAAIKMVDYLFTNEGQLDGNFGPEGQGWSAPAAGDQALDPADKPLFKNLQLSQDAANAVQWGALSTYNQNEKFRGAQVEPTDIYDPSGYERRLFQATQLYKGHEDTSAIYPTWKVWPDAAKATQVATEQTNIDNYVTQNALAFITGSKNLDTDWNSYVAGFNGLGLKDYLSTLQTAYDKSKK is encoded by the coding sequence ATGCTACCCATCACCGACAGTCACACCCGTCGTCGGCGCCGGCTCATGCGCACGATCACCGCCGCGGCGAGCGGCCTCGCGCTGCTGGCGATCACGGCCTGCACCAGCACGCCCACGAACGCCGACGACAAGGTCGGAGGCACTGCGAACATCTCGGTGTTCGCTCAGCAGGGCACCGGGCAGGACCTCGCCACGAACGCGTTCACCAAGCAGCTCGAGAAGAAGTTCAACATCAAGTTCTCCTGGCAGACGACGACGCAGGACTCCTCCGTCGCGCCCGAGAAGCGCCAGATCCTGATGGCCAGCGGCGACTACCCGGACATGTTCCTGCTCATACCGTGGGTGGACCAGTTCAACCCGGTGGATGTCGAGAAGCTCGCGCAGCAGGGCGTCGCGCTGCCGCTGAACGACCTGATCAAGCAGTACGCCCCCGACATCCAGAAGGTGATCGACACCAACCCGGACTACAAGGCGATGGTGACGTCGCCGGACGGCAAGATCTACGGCCTTCCCCAGCTCGCCGAGACGCTGCACATCCAGTACCCGTCGAAGCTCTGGATCAACACGGACTGGCTGAAGAAGCTCAACCTCCAGATGCCCAAGACCACGGCCGACATGACCAAGGTCCTGCAGGCGTTCAAGACCGGCGACCCGAACGGCGACGGCAAGGCGGACGAGATCCCGCTCAGCGGCGACTCCCACGACACGCTCATCCCGTTCTTCATGAACGCCTTCATCTACGACCCGCAGAACCCGGACAAGGGCATCCAGTCGACGACGGTGCTCAACAAGGGCAAGGTCGACATCCAGGCGAACAAGGAGGGCTGGAAAGAGGGCCTGAAGTACATCAAGTCGCTGTGGGACGCCGGCCTGATCGACAAGGGCGCCTTCACCCAGAACCCGGCGGCGCTCGCCCAGGAGGGCAACAACAACGGCTCGGTGCTGCTGGGAAGCGCCAGCGCGCTGCACCCGTACATCTTCGTGAGCCCCGGCGCCAAGGACGGCCGTGACAAGCAGTACGACGCCGTGCCGCCGCTGACCGGGCCGAACGGAGCGAACTTCGCGACCTATGCGTTCGGGAGCACGCCGGGTGCGACCTTCCTGCTGACCAACAAGGCGTCGAAGAACGACCAGGTGGCCGCGATCAAGATGGTTGACTACCTCTTCACGAACGAGGGTCAGCTCGACGGCAACTTCGGTCCGGAGGGCCAGGGCTGGTCCGCTCCCGCAGCGGGCGACCAGGCGCTCGACCCGGCCGACAAGCCGCTGTTCAAGAACCTGCAGCTCTCGCAGGACGCCGCCAACGCCGTCCAGTGGGGCGCGCTCTCGACCTACAACCAGAACGAGAAGTTCCGCGGAGCGCAGGTCGAGCCGACCGACATCTACGACCCGTCCGGGTACGAGCGCCGGCTGTTCCAGGCGACCCAGCTCTACAAGGGCCACGAGGACACCAGCGCGATCTACCCGACGTGGAAGGTCTGGCCGGACGCGGCGAAGGCGACGCAGGTCGCCACCGAGCAGACGAACATCGACAACTACGTGACGCAGAACGCGCTGGCCTTCATCACGGGCTCCAAGAACCTGGACACGGACTGGAACTCGTACGTTGCGGGCTTCAACGGTCTCGGGCTCAAGGACTACCTGAGCACGCTGCAGACGGCGTACGACAAGAGCAAGAAGTAG
- a CDS encoding carbohydrate ABC transporter permease, which yields MVTIESSRVRRRTRPAAASKKTRRIRESASDRALLVVIYLGLTLAVLVVLLPLLFILASSFSSPQAVTAGRVLLWPVDFTLKGYQTVLADPQVLLGYANSLFYMVAGTLISTTLTVCLAWPLSRRTFMGRNVIMGLLLFTMLFSGGLIPTYMVVQNLGMLDTRWALLLPQAIAVWQVIIARTFFKSAIPEELVEAASLDGSSDLRFLWSVVLPLSKPLIAVIALMYAIGQWNGFFDALLYLKSSDLFPLQLVLRNILVLNATNGGTNDLAAQAQNQELVNLLKYSLIVITSVPVLVIYPFVARYFNKGVLIGSVKG from the coding sequence GTGGTAACCATCGAGAGCTCGAGAGTGCGCCGCCGCACCCGCCCCGCCGCTGCATCCAAGAAGACGCGTCGCATCCGGGAGTCCGCATCGGACCGCGCGCTCCTGGTCGTCATCTACCTCGGACTGACGCTGGCCGTCCTCGTCGTCCTCCTGCCGCTGCTGTTCATCCTGGCCAGCTCCTTCTCCTCGCCCCAGGCCGTCACGGCCGGGCGCGTCCTGCTCTGGCCCGTCGACTTCACGCTCAAGGGGTACCAGACGGTGCTGGCCGACCCGCAGGTGCTCCTGGGTTACGCCAACTCGCTGTTCTACATGGTCGCGGGCACACTCATCAGCACCACGCTGACGGTCTGCCTCGCCTGGCCGCTCTCGCGCCGCACCTTCATGGGACGAAACGTGATCATGGGCCTGCTGCTGTTCACGATGCTGTTCAGCGGTGGACTGATCCCCACGTACATGGTCGTCCAGAACCTCGGGATGCTGGACACCCGGTGGGCGCTGCTGCTGCCCCAGGCCATCGCGGTCTGGCAGGTCATCATCGCCCGCACCTTCTTCAAGTCGGCGATCCCGGAGGAGCTGGTGGAGGCGGCGTCGCTCGACGGCTCCAGTGATCTGCGCTTCCTCTGGAGCGTCGTGCTCCCGCTGTCGAAGCCGCTGATCGCCGTCATCGCGCTCATGTACGCGATCGGCCAGTGGAACGGCTTCTTCGACGCCCTGCTCTATCTGAAGAGCTCCGACCTGTTCCCGCTCCAGCTCGTGCTCCGCAACATCCTCGTGCTCAACGCCACCAACGGCGGCACGAACGACCTGGCCGCGCAGGCGCAGAACCAGGAGCTGGTCAACCTGCTGAAGTACTCGCTCATCGTCATCACGAGCGTCCCGGTCCTCGTCATCTACCCGTTCGTCGCGCGCTACTTCAACAAGGGCGTGCTCATCGGGTCGGTCAAGGGCTGA
- a CDS encoding acetylxylan esterase, whose translation MTGALFPAALGTEPLPTPDDYDDFWADALDLARRHSVAPRAVPVETLLTTIEVYDFSFAGSRGRTVTGWLRLPRLREGALPAVVHANGYGAGRLSPLDDLTWSSAGYAHLVVNTHGQGGGSTGHLLDGIEDPRRYYYRDVLVDVTRAVDAVRELDAVDASRVAMIGNSQGGGIALGVGALATGLAAVLAQSPFLTDAPTALQLAAQGPWTELRRYLTEHPERADAVARTLSYVDGVTSARHATAPGWISDGLADDICPPETTRTAVAAYAAPVLFREWPGAGHEAGGSGDVEAALRALRQQFAIH comes from the coding sequence ATGACCGGCGCCCTGTTCCCCGCCGCGCTCGGCACCGAGCCGCTGCCGACCCCCGACGACTACGACGACTTCTGGGCGGATGCCCTCGACCTCGCGCGGCGGCACAGCGTCGCGCCGCGCGCCGTCCCGGTCGAGACCCTCCTGACCACGATCGAGGTCTACGACTTCTCCTTCGCCGGTTCCCGCGGACGCACCGTGACCGGCTGGCTGCGCCTCCCCCGACTCCGGGAGGGAGCCCTCCCCGCGGTCGTCCATGCCAACGGCTACGGCGCCGGCCGGCTCTCCCCGCTCGACGACCTGACCTGGTCGTCCGCCGGCTACGCGCACCTCGTGGTGAACACGCACGGCCAGGGCGGAGGCAGCACCGGCCACCTCCTGGACGGCATCGAGGACCCCCGGCGCTACTACTACCGCGATGTACTGGTCGACGTGACACGCGCGGTGGATGCGGTGCGCGAGCTCGACGCGGTCGACGCGTCGCGTGTTGCGATGATCGGCAACAGCCAGGGCGGCGGAATCGCCCTCGGTGTCGGAGCGCTCGCGACGGGCCTGGCCGCCGTACTCGCCCAGTCTCCGTTCCTCACCGACGCGCCGACCGCGCTGCAGCTCGCCGCACAGGGTCCGTGGACGGAACTGCGCCGCTACCTGACCGAGCATCCCGAGCGCGCGGACGCGGTCGCCCGCACGCTCTCCTACGTCGACGGTGTCACGTCGGCGCGCCACGCGACCGCCCCCGGCTGGATCTCCGACGGGCTGGCCGACGACATCTGCCCTCCCGAGACGACGCGCACCGCGGTCGCCGCGTACGCGGCTCCGGTGCTGTTCCGCGAGTGGCCGGGCGCCGGGCACGAGGCCGGCGGCAGCGGCGATGTCGAGGCCGCCCTGCGCGCTCTGCGTCAGCAGTTCGCCATCCACTGA